The Sorex araneus isolate mSorAra2 chromosome 5, mSorAra2.pri, whole genome shotgun sequence genome has a segment encoding these proteins:
- the ANKRD35 gene encoding ankyrin repeat domain-containing protein 35 isoform X2 has protein sequence MTSERPDPGPEELLGKESALILACERGSAEVAELLLSHGADAGALDSTGHDALHYALRTQDQALWGLLQQALDRRRRGGQGLVQHPDAASKASASEPQAGCRPKSPWRAEPKAEEQGEEEGKGPCSEEWRSKYEEEQRKVSQLEQELERKTEACRAQAEAYVGLENQIRERVQELGSLLSREAGAEDSHGCSDRPGGDGMEQSGPLDLLAERIQELKRQHQAAGAAAKPALTPCTSENAAPQENLHLLGTRDKVHPEEEGSLQSPRSETPKEVTAQPVTALSPEHAHHPHTGLEGRAQASGVAPAVEPGGSAALNQLLLQLREELAAVWREKEAARGALSRSSQEGAVGSPRAEAAAAAWEKMEARLERVLARLDRAKAGLQVNAEGKGATGAVAKEAEEREDRAPGVRGEPLGAPGAEHGPGGGLGKGQLEKEVSALRLSNSNLLEELGELGRERQRLQGELRAMSQRLQREFVPKPEAQVQLQQLRQSVGLLTDELATEKEATEKLRARLASQSSGLRGLWDCLPPDLVGAGPTAAEPLHQLQACVRALVQGHREAQQVLARLQEENQQLRGLSGPQGDPGASPGAAAVPQVAALEQDLGKLEEELRAVQATMRGKSQEIGKLKQLLYQATEEVAELRAREAASLRQHERTRGSLVAQAQAWGQELKALLEKYNAACRELSRLRAAAADERRGAAEHERRAGELRARSEQFEKTAAALRDKVEHLLGACRDKEAKIKELLKKLEQLSEEVLAVRGENARLTLQLQDSQKNHEEIISTYRNHLLNAAQGYMDQEVYNILLRILSKQEE, from the exons ATGACAAGTGAGCGCCCAGACCCAGGCCCTGAGGAGCTGCTAGGCAAAGA GTCGGCACTGATCCTGGCCTGTGAGAGAGGCAGTGCAGAGGTGGCAGAACTGCTCCTGAGCCACGGGGCTGATGCAGGGGCCCTGGACAGCACTGGCCACGATGCCCTGCACTACGCCCTGCGCACACAGGACCAGGCATTGTGGGGGCTGCTGCAGCAGGCTCTGGaccggcggcggcggggag GTCAGGGGCTAGTTCAACACCCAGATGCTGCATCCAAG GCCTCTGCCTCTGAGCCCCAGGCTGGCTGCAGGCCTAAGAGTCCGTGGAGAGCAGAGCCCAAGGcagaggagcagggagaggaggagggcaaAGGCCCTTGCTCAGAGGAGTGGAGGAGCAAGTAcgaagaggagcagaggaaagtGTCTCAGTtggagcaggagctggagaggAAGACGGAAGCGTGCAGGGCTCAGGCAGAAGCCTACGTGGGCCTAGAGAACCAGATACGAGAGCGAGTGCAAGAGCTGGGGAGCCTCTTATCCCGGGAGGCTGGAGCCGAGGATAGCCATGGCTGCAGTGACAGGCCTGGAGGGGACGGCATGGAACAGAGCGGGCCACTGGATCTTCTGGCTGAGCGCATACAGGAGCTGAAGAGGCAGCATCAGGCCGCTGGGGCAGCTGCAAAACCAGCTTTGACACCGTGCACTTCGGAGAATGCAGCCCCCCAGGAGAATCTACATCTCCTGGGGACCCGTGACAAGGTCCACCCGGAAGAAGAGGGATCGTTGCAGAGCCCAAGGTCTGAGACCCCCAAGGAAGTCACCGCACAGCCAGTGactgccctgagccctgagcacgcccACCATCCGCACACAGGCTTGGAGGGAAGAGCGCAGGCCTCAGGGGTGGCCCCAGCAGTGGAACCTGGGGGCTCCGCTGCCTTGAACCAGCTCCTGCTGCAGCTCCGGGAAGAGTTGGCGGCCGTGTGGCGAGAAAAAGAGGCTGCCCGGGGCGCTCTGTCCAGATCGAGCCAGGAGGGAGCTGTGGGCAGCCCCAGGGCCGAAGCCGCAGCCGCCGCCTGGGAGAAGATGGAGGCGAGGTTGGAGCGGGTGCTGGCCAGGCTGGACCGGGCCAAGGCGGGGCTGCAGGTGAACGCTGAGGGGAAGGGAGCCACAGGAGCCGTGGCCAAAGAAGCGGAAGAGCGGGAGGACAGGGCCCCGGGGGTCCGTGGAGAGCCTCTGGGGGCGCCTGGAGCGGAGCACGGACCTGGAGGAGGCCTGGGCAAGGGGCAGCTGGAGAAGGAGGTGTCGGCGCTGAGGTTGAGCAACAGCAACTTGCTGGAGGAGCTGGGGGAGCTGGGACGCGAGCGGCAGCGGCTGCAGGGGGAGCTGCGGGCCATGAGCCAACGGCTGCAGCGTGAGTTCGTGCCGAAGCCCGAGGCGCAGGTTCAGCTCCAGCAACTGCGGCAGAGCGTGGGGCTATTAACGGACGAACTGGCCACTGAGAAGGAGGCGACGGAGAAGTTGCGGGCGCGCCTGGCCTCGCAGAGCAGTGGGCTGCGGGGGCTCTGGGACTGCCTGCCCCCCGACCTGGTGGGCGCGGGCCCCACGGCGGCCGAGCCCCTGCACCAGCTGCAGGCCTGCGTCCGCGCCCTGGTGCAAGGGCACCGCGAAGCCCAACAGGTGCTGGCACGGCTGCAGGAGGAAAATCAGCAACTACGGGGCTTGTCTGGCCCGCAGGGAGATCCGGGAGCCTCCCCCGGGGCCGCGGCCGTGCCCCAAGTGGCCGCTCTGGAGCAAGACCTGGGCAAGCTGGAGGAAGAGCTGCGTGCGGTGCAGGCCACGATGCGCGGAAAGAGCCAGGAGATCGGGAAGCTGAAGCAGCTGCTCTACCAGGCCACCGAGGAGGTGGCGGAGCTGCGCGCGCGGGAGGCGGCCAGCCTGCGGCAGCACGAGAGGACAAGGGGCTCGCTGGTGGCGCAGGCCCAGGCGTGGGGTCAGGAGCTGAAGGCGCTGCTGGAGAAGTACAACGCCGCCTGCCGGGAGCTGAGCCGCCTGCGCGCCGCGGCCGCAGACGAGCGCCGCGGGGCAGCCGAGCACGAGCGCCGCGCCGGGGAGCTGCGCGCGCGCTCCGAGCAGTTCGAGAAGACAGCGGCGGCGCTGCGCGACAAAGTGGAGCATCTGCTCGGGGCCTGCCGCGACAAGGAGGCCAAG